In Limisalsivibrio acetivorans, one genomic interval encodes:
- the amrA gene encoding AmmeMemoRadiSam system protein A encodes MKFTLSDESRKVLLKTAREAVSAELEDRKPEYPEVPEELGFNSGCFVTLHRDGRLRGCIGNFRDDIKIDQNVKEMAYQAAFSDPRFPSLEADALPFIDFEISVLSPMMPLNSVEDIHVGRDGLYVVKGHSRGVLLPQVAIEQGWDAETFLSQTCVKAGLSPDTWRNETIELFRFEAVVFGEND; translated from the coding sequence ATGAAATTTACACTTTCGGATGAAAGCAGAAAGGTACTTCTAAAAACAGCCCGAGAGGCTGTTTCCGCAGAGCTGGAGGACAGAAAGCCGGAATATCCGGAGGTTCCCGAAGAGCTGGGCTTCAACAGCGGCTGTTTCGTAACCCTCCACAGGGACGGCCGTCTCAGGGGATGCATAGGCAACTTCCGGGACGATATTAAGATAGACCAGAATGTAAAGGAGATGGCGTATCAGGCTGCCTTCTCCGATCCCCGCTTCCCCTCTTTGGAGGCGGATGCACTTCCATTCATAGATTTCGAGATCTCTGTACTCAGCCCTATGATGCCCTTAAACTCTGTTGAGGATATCCACGTGGGGCGTGACGGCCTTTATGTGGTAAAGGGTCATAGCAGAGGCGTTCTGCTCCCCCAGGTTGCTATTGAGCAGGGGTGGGATGCAGAAACCTTCCTCTCCCAGACATGCGTCAAGGCGGGGCTGTCACCCGACACATGGAGGAATGAGACGATCGAGCTCTTCCGATTCGAGGCTGTGGTTTTCGGCGAAAACGACTGA
- a CDS encoding FapA family protein, with translation MARRLKDRYLLGGYIARTPGGGAYEGFDSKFDRKTIIRIVENGASGDLNSRFVRFMKSAGRLGHPGILSVLDYGTDGDDAFSVHEYIDTPDSVLSLSAVEDLEPEEKTGIVRSMLDILSYAHSAGIQHRNLYTDSVYILDDGRVKLDFFDLRRYFVKEALLSEFGFSSEAPLFITPEELRGRPDAKKGDIFQFGCCAYMILTGTVPFKGKKVEKTIRNILSGELVKPDYISPEAGKYSHILEKCLSIAPEDRYASFDEVIDDFRLADSGGRQRVSHRAPYKFEMRDDEAYMTISPIMASKANIEEIEKRFLEENIFNYDLERIADCIRHADGKAHPVGLAFKKCDPVSLSDIDIEVTADSMEAYLKFSILPAVSVDEAVFHLKKNGVRFGIDRQAVRQVLDTGRQDIPVARGVKPVDGEDAWIHYFFEKENLLRPKVLEDGDVDFKEIHSIQESAAGDVLCLKIPATEGAPGKTVFNTPIEAKKGRDKKLPIGAKTYVSQDGLKLLASIDGQIMMEHGKVHIKELIIINGDVDYSTGNVRYRGDIIIRGNVLPDFMVSAGGDIKVHGVVEGAYVESLRGSVFVKSGVFGKEKGEIHALRDIKADFLQDVTAEAGRNITAFNYIRNSDVKCGRHLKCKTGNGSVVGSTIQAGTSVEVNIAGTNPYVRTSITVLVRTALELKQRMEELQHRNEETEAALASVKRQMKQIVIRCGSEDNAADDREYRLLTDKMKHLEEYIAETEVRLENVTADYDERDDDFRETVKVRRFLYGDVSVRIGNSVFVSKEEYEGKMEFFSDGGKVVIKGI, from the coding sequence ATGGCAAGAAGGCTTAAGGACAGGTACCTCCTCGGAGGCTACATTGCAAGAACTCCGGGCGGTGGAGCTTACGAAGGTTTCGACTCAAAATTTGACAGAAAAACAATAATCCGGATCGTCGAAAACGGAGCCTCCGGCGACCTCAACTCCCGCTTTGTCCGCTTCATGAAAAGTGCCGGACGACTTGGGCATCCGGGGATTCTCTCGGTTCTGGATTACGGCACCGACGGCGATGATGCCTTCAGCGTCCATGAATATATCGATACCCCTGACAGCGTCCTCTCCCTTTCGGCTGTGGAGGATCTCGAACCGGAGGAGAAAACGGGGATAGTCCGCAGTATGCTCGATATCCTTTCCTATGCCCATTCCGCAGGGATTCAGCACAGAAACCTTTACACCGATTCCGTTTATATCCTCGATGACGGCCGTGTTAAGCTCGACTTCTTCGATCTGCGCAGATACTTCGTCAAGGAGGCCCTGCTCAGCGAGTTCGGTTTCTCCAGTGAGGCGCCCCTTTTTATAACACCCGAAGAACTGCGTGGAAGGCCCGATGCGAAGAAGGGGGATATCTTTCAGTTCGGTTGCTGCGCCTATATGATTCTTACAGGGACAGTACCCTTCAAGGGGAAAAAGGTGGAGAAGACTATCCGCAACATCCTCAGCGGAGAGCTCGTTAAGCCCGATTATATCTCCCCCGAGGCGGGCAAATACTCCCATATCCTTGAAAAGTGTCTCAGCATAGCACCGGAAGACAGGTACGCATCCTTTGATGAAGTGATAGACGACTTCCGCCTTGCGGACTCCGGAGGGAGACAGAGGGTCAGTCACAGAGCCCCCTATAAGTTCGAGATGCGGGATGATGAGGCGTACATGACCATCAGCCCCATCATGGCCTCCAAGGCAAATATTGAGGAGATAGAGAAACGCTTCCTCGAGGAAAACATCTTCAACTACGACCTGGAGCGCATCGCCGATTGTATACGCCATGCGGACGGCAAGGCGCACCCCGTGGGGCTGGCCTTTAAGAAATGCGATCCGGTTTCACTCAGCGATATAGATATCGAGGTAACGGCGGATTCCATGGAAGCGTACCTTAAGTTTTCCATACTCCCTGCCGTGAGCGTTGACGAGGCTGTATTCCATCTCAAAAAGAACGGTGTACGTTTCGGGATAGACCGGCAGGCCGTTAGACAGGTTCTCGATACAGGCAGGCAGGATATACCTGTTGCCAGAGGTGTTAAGCCCGTGGACGGCGAGGACGCATGGATACACTACTTCTTCGAGAAGGAGAACCTCCTCCGCCCCAAGGTTCTTGAGGATGGGGACGTGGATTTCAAGGAGATCCACTCCATTCAGGAGAGTGCGGCGGGTGATGTGCTCTGCCTTAAGATACCAGCCACAGAAGGTGCACCTGGCAAAACCGTTTTCAACACACCCATTGAGGCGAAGAAAGGGCGTGACAAAAAGCTCCCCATCGGCGCAAAAACCTACGTTTCCCAGGATGGCCTTAAGCTTCTCGCCTCCATAGACGGGCAGATTATGATGGAGCACGGCAAGGTCCATATCAAAGAGCTTATAATAATAAACGGCGATGTGGACTACAGCACAGGCAATGTCCGCTACCGTGGTGATATCATCATACGAGGCAACGTCCTCCCCGATTTCATGGTATCCGCCGGGGGGGATATAAAGGTCCATGGAGTTGTGGAAGGAGCATATGTGGAGTCCTTGAGAGGCTCTGTATTCGTGAAGTCCGGCGTGTTTGGTAAGGAGAAGGGGGAGATCCACGCCCTCAGGGATATAAAGGCGGATTTCCTGCAGGACGTAACCGCCGAGGCGGGGAGAAACATCACCGCATTCAACTATATACGAAATTCCGATGTGAAATGCGGGCGCCACCTGAAATGCAAAACCGGAAACGGGAGCGTTGTGGGCTCGACCATACAGGCGGGAACTTCAGTTGAGGTGAATATAGCCGGGACTAATCCCTACGTAAGAACATCCATAACCGTGTTGGTAAGGACTGCATTGGAGCTTAAGCAGAGAATGGAGGAGCTCCAGCACCGTAATGAAGAGACGGAGGCGGCTCTGGCATCTGTTAAGCGGCAGATGAAGCAGATCGTGATACGGTGCGGTTCCGAGGATAACGCCGCCGATGACAGGGAATACAGGCTGTTGACCGATAAGATGAAGCACCTTGAGGAGTATATAGCCGAAACAGAGGTTCGCCTTGAGAATGTTACGGCGGACTACGACGAACGGGATGATGATTTTCGTGAGACTGTAAAAGTACGCAGGTTTCTCTACGGCGATGTGTCTGTTAGAATAGGTAACAGTGTTTTCGTTTCAAAGGAGGAGTACGAAGGGAAGATGGAGTTCTTCTCCGATGGCGGAAAGGTTGTTATCAAAGGTATATAG
- a CDS encoding succinate dehydrogenase, cytochrome b556 subunit, with the protein MPRKDLVTYPKKTGYRKHTGMVAWLLHRITGVIIGAYLIMHVLGVSGTFSPLLAVTGSAVIQALFLVSFAYHAFNGVRIVLMEFGAGAERENFSKYYMAVVFITVVIAVIGAIPIFSS; encoded by the coding sequence ATGCCAAGGAAAGACCTTGTAACCTACCCGAAGAAAACCGGGTACCGCAAGCACACCGGGATGGTCGCATGGCTGCTGCACCGAATAACTGGCGTTATAATCGGTGCTTATCTCATTATGCACGTTCTCGGCGTTTCCGGTACGTTTTCACCCCTCCTTGCCGTAACAGGGAGTGCTGTGATTCAGGCTCTGTTCCTCGTAAGCTTCGCTTACCACGCTTTTAACGGCGTTAGGATCGTTCTTATGGAGTTCGGCGCAGGCGCAGAGAGGGAGAACTTCTCGAAGTACTATATGGCGGTTGTTTTCATAACAGTCGTTATCGCAGTAATCGGCGCAATTCCGATCTTCTCATCCTAA
- a CDS encoding succinate dehydrogenase, hydrophobic membrane anchor protein, whose protein sequence is MNNYKFMGASNTGTLSWLMQRISGIVLIVAVFIHFFSMLKGGALGMMQLVLAPVIAFGFFHTFNGFKMITDDYVSSSGWRGILLGVYWVAGVTLALLALKVI, encoded by the coding sequence ATGAATAACTACAAATTTATGGGCGCAAGCAATACCGGAACCCTCTCATGGCTCATGCAGAGAATATCCGGCATCGTTCTCATCGTTGCCGTCTTCATCCATTTCTTCTCTATGCTGAAGGGTGGAGCTCTTGGAATGATGCAGCTCGTTCTCGCTCCGGTAATCGCCTTCGGATTCTTCCATACTTTTAATGGTTTCAAGATGATAACCGACGACTACGTCTCTAGCTCCGGCTGGAGAGGAATTCTCCTTGGCGTATACTGGGTTGCAGGTGTAACTCTCGCACTGCTCGCCCTCAAGGTAATCTGA
- the sdhA gene encoding succinate dehydrogenase flavoprotein subunit, translating to MSVNVEYHKFDVVVVGAGGAGLNAAQVASQHVKTAVVSEVYPTRSHTISAQGGISASLGNLEEDHWHWHMFDTVKGSDYLADQDACEYMTRRAPEMIIALEHIGLPFSRTPEGKIAQRPFGGHTAEFGKRAVKRACYAADRTGHAMLQNLYEKSVEQGTHFYSEFYALELLENDGHVNGVICYDIQNGGLHVFHAKSIIFATGGNCRIYQTNSNAHINTGDGLALAMRKGMSWSDAEFFQFHPTGIYGAGNLITEGVRGEGGILLNKDGERFMERYAPTIKDLAPRDIVSRSMMKEILEGRGVGPNADHILLKIDHIGADAILEKLPGIHELALVFAGVDCTKEPIPVVPTAHYQNGGIPTNHLTQVIKGDMDGEALVPGFFAAGECASASVHGANRLGTNSLLDLVVFGRTAGEEAAKYAKENNFVELEEDAGKEGKALLEKFANANGTHTFGTVWNELTNIMQKNVGVFRTEELMTEAIEKLDEIEAKMDDFKVVDKSTVYNLDLIEALELNNMILVAKAATKAALERKESRGGHYRDDYPERDDEKYLKHTEVYLEEDGKNPRVTHRPVRMKPLTVETFPPKPRVY from the coding sequence ATGTCTGTTAATGTAGAATATCATAAGTTCGACGTGGTTGTTGTGGGAGCTGGCGGTGCTGGCCTCAACGCAGCGCAGGTAGCGTCTCAGCACGTTAAAACCGCTGTCGTTTCCGAAGTTTACCCCACAAGAAGCCACACTATTTCCGCTCAGGGCGGTATCTCCGCCTCACTCGGAAACCTTGAAGAAGACCACTGGCACTGGCACATGTTCGATACCGTCAAGGGAAGCGACTACCTCGCCGACCAGGACGCATGTGAATACATGACCAGAAGGGCGCCTGAGATGATCATCGCCCTTGAGCACATCGGTCTCCCCTTCAGCCGTACTCCCGAGGGCAAGATCGCCCAGCGTCCCTTCGGCGGACACACAGCGGAGTTCGGTAAAAGAGCCGTAAAAAGAGCATGCTACGCAGCCGACAGAACCGGCCACGCTATGCTTCAAAACCTTTATGAGAAGTCCGTTGAGCAGGGTACTCACTTCTACAGCGAGTTCTATGCCCTTGAGCTTCTTGAAAACGACGGACACGTAAACGGCGTTATCTGTTACGACATCCAGAACGGCGGTCTTCACGTCTTCCATGCGAAGTCCATCATCTTCGCCACAGGCGGTAACTGCCGTATCTACCAGACCAACTCAAACGCACACATCAACACCGGTGACGGCCTTGCCCTCGCTATGAGAAAGGGCATGAGCTGGAGTGACGCAGAGTTCTTCCAGTTCCACCCCACCGGCATATACGGTGCAGGAAACCTTATCACAGAGGGTGTCCGCGGTGAGGGGGGTATCCTCCTTAACAAAGACGGCGAGCGCTTCATGGAGCGTTACGCACCCACTATTAAGGACCTCGCACCCAGAGATATCGTTTCACGCTCCATGATGAAGGAGATCCTCGAGGGAAGAGGTGTAGGCCCCAACGCTGATCACATCCTCCTCAAGATCGACCACATCGGTGCGGACGCTATCCTTGAGAAACTCCCCGGTATCCACGAGCTTGCACTCGTTTTCGCAGGCGTTGACTGTACTAAGGAGCCCATCCCCGTTGTTCCCACCGCCCACTACCAGAACGGCGGTATCCCCACAAACCACCTTACTCAGGTTATCAAAGGGGATATGGACGGCGAGGCTCTCGTTCCCGGTTTCTTCGCCGCAGGCGAGTGCGCATCAGCTTCAGTACACGGTGCTAACCGTCTCGGAACAAACTCCCTTCTCGACCTCGTTGTTTTCGGACGTACAGCCGGCGAAGAGGCCGCTAAATACGCCAAAGAGAACAACTTCGTTGAGCTTGAAGAGGATGCGGGCAAGGAAGGCAAGGCGCTTCTCGAGAAGTTCGCCAACGCTAACGGAACCCACACCTTCGGTACTGTATGGAACGAGCTCACAAACATCATGCAGAAAAACGTGGGCGTGTTCAGAACCGAGGAGCTCATGACAGAGGCGATTGAAAAGCTTGATGAAATCGAAGCTAAGATGGACGACTTCAAAGTTGTGGACAAGTCCACCGTTTACAACCTCGACCTCATCGAAGCACTTGAGCTTAACAACATGATTCTCGTTGCCAAGGCCGCCACAAAGGCTGCTCTGGAAAGAAAGGAATCACGCGGTGGTCACTACAGGGACGACTATCCTGAAAGGGATGACGAGAAATACCTGAAGCACACCGAGGTTTACCTTGAAGAAGACGGAAAGAACCCCAGAGTTACTCACAGACCTGTGCGTA